A stretch of the Acyrthosiphon pisum isolate AL4f chromosome A2, pea_aphid_22Mar2018_4r6ur, whole genome shotgun sequence genome encodes the following:
- the LOC100160926 gene encoding tRNA (uracil-5-)-methyltransferase homolog A yields the protein MEVNVDNCLEAVTKEIQIKCEKKVNEPETAKKDYLPESVAEDIQLKSEEKVNEIESVKKEYQSESLAEKIQITSEEKDSQVGLEEIKDQTQSATKEDPFAYLDRDDFTSEKYKIEIRNLPKHYGIAEFKKLINIKLELNCSKVKTPNRNGKWLYICFRSEEDKNTALGILNGYNWKNTKLDASNAKAVPDPLVKKRNEQFDDCPDVKKIKLDNAGAEQQMISAVTPLYNISYDEQLIQKTNSIKNVLMDYSRRLKRIKCGQGILNWLKKQQDENNGLPCKLLEIQSLKDDSEKCIGYRNKCEFTIGMDVENKEPVVGFRVGAYNQGKTSVAPIDNISNVPQRMKDVVKCFQDLVRASKFPVFDPENYTGHWRQLTVRLSLKTEQLMLICVVHTENMEESALNSLKQLILSYFTEGAGAVCKVDSLYFQKAKKRAAGEGNSFPLELLHGQGYIVEEVKGLKLRISPESFFQINTAASEILFDAAKDLASINSQTTVLDVCCGSGTIGLSIAKDCAQVIGVEIQEEAVNMAKLNATENGITNAIFFAGKAEEVMNKREFQNPENANDVVAIVDPPRAGLHNKAILLLRRMTHLKRLVYMSCNPKGAMQNFLSLSMAESKTKQGAPFVPVKAVPVDMFPQTPHCELIVYFERL from the exons ATGGAAGTAAATGTTGATAATTGTTTAGAAGCAGTGACTAaggaaattcaaataaaatgtgaGAAAAAAGTTAATGAACCAGAAACAGCTAAAAAAGATTATCTCCCAGAATCAGTAGCTGAagatattcaattaaaatctGAAGAAAAAGTGAATGAAATAGAATCAGTTAAAAAAGAATATCAATCGGAATCATTGGCCGAGAAAATTCAAATAACATCTGAGGAAAAAGACAGTCAAGTAGGACTAGAAGAAATAAAAGATCAAACTCAGTCAGCGACAAAAGAAGATCCTTTTGCTTATTTAGATCGGGATGATTTTACTTCTGAAAAGTACAAGATAGAAATAAGAAATCTACCAAAACATTATGGAATTgct gagttcaaaaaattaattaatataaagttgGAATTAAATTGTTCTAAAGTCAAGACCCCTAACCGTAACGGAAAATGGCTCTATATATGTTTTCGATCAGAAGAAGACAAAAATACAGCTCTGGGTATTTTAAATGGATATAATTggaaaaacacaaaattagaTGCTAGC AATGCCAAAGCTGTTCCTGATCCATTAGTAAAAAAACGTAATGAACAATTTGATGACTGTCCAGAcgtaaagaaaattaaattggaCAATGCTGGTGCAGAACAACAGATGATAAGTGCTGTAACACCTTTGTATAACATATCTTATGATGAGCAA ttaattcaaaaaaccaattctataaaaaatgttcttatggATTATAGTAGACGGTTGAAACGAATTAAGTGTGGTCAAGGTATActtaattggttaaaaaaacaacaagatGAAAATAATGGTCTTCCATGTAAACTTTTGGAAATACAAAGTCTTAAAGACGATTCAGAGAAATGTATCGGCTATAGAAATAAATGCGAATTTACTATAG gtatggACGTAGAAAATAAAGAACCAGTTGTTGGTTTTCGCGTTGGTGCATATAATCAGGGAAAAACTAGTGTTGCCCCGattgataatatttcaaacgTTCCTCAACGTATGAAAGATGTTGTTAAA TGTTTTCAAGATTTGGTTAGAGCTTCTAAATTTCCTGTGTTTGATCCTGAGAATTATACAGGTCATTGGCGTCAGTTAACTGTAAGATTGAGCTTAAAAACTGAACAATTGATGTTAATTTGTGTAGTACACACAGAAAACATGGAGGAATCAGCCCTGAATTCTTTGAAACAATTAATCTTAAGTTATTTTACTGAAGGAGCTGGGGCTGTTTGTAAAGTAGATTCTCTTTACTttcaaaaagcaaaaaaaagagc cgcTGGTGAAGGAAATTCATTTCCCTTAGAATTGTTACATGGACAGGGTTATATCGTTGAAGAAGTGAAAGGTCTTAAATTGCGAATTTCACCTGAAtcgttttttcaaataaatactgCTGCTTCTGAAATATTGTTTGATGCTGCGAAAGATTTGGCTTCCATTAATTCACAAACTACCGTATTAGACGTATGTTGTGGTTCTGGTACAATTGGCCTGTCTATAGCTAag gactgTGCTCAAGTAATTGGTGTAGAAATTCAAGAAGAAGCAGTTAATATGGCAAAATTAAATGCCACTGAAAATGGTATCACAAATGCAATATTCTTTGCTGGAAAAGCTGAAGAAGTAATGAACAAACGCGAGTTTCAGAACCCAGAAAATGCTAATGATGTAGTTGCCATAGTTGATCCTCCCAGAGCAGGACTAC ATAACAAGGCGATATTGCTTCTACGAAGGATGACACATTTAAAACGATTAGTATACATGTCTTGTAACCCTAAAGGGGCTATGCAAAACTTTTTATCTTTGTCCATGGCTGAATCTAAAACTAAACAAGGTGCTCCATTTGTACCAGTGAAAGCTGTTCCTGTTGATATGTTTCCACAAACACCACATTGTGAActaatagtatattttgaacgactttaa
- the LOC100158861 gene encoding uncharacterized protein LOC100158861 encodes MPQGKFKNKSQVSFSKKKRNEPNKSRKACPMPSKKHKYEEGQRIKRMISKNVNKMAEDELRSLAMDNKKVFLSKKKKQVAQTVKAADPKPKQIKVTQK; translated from the exons atgcCACagggaaaattcaaaaataaatcacaagTTTCTTTTTCAAAGAAAAAGAGAAACGAACCAAATAAAAGTAGAAAAG CATGTCCAATGCCTTCAAAAAAACACAAGTATGAAGAAGGTCAGCGGATTAAACGTAtgataagtaaaaatgttaacaaaatggCTGAAGATGAACTAAGATCATTGGCTATGGATAACAAGAAAGTGTTTCTTTCAAAGAAGAAGAAGCAAGTTGCGCAAACAGTTAAAGCTGCAGACCCTAAACCTAAACAAATCAAGGTTACACAAAAATAA